One window of the Spirochaetota bacterium genome contains the following:
- a CDS encoding glycyl-radical enzyme activating protein encodes MNTTVPAPLIFEIKGNSLDDGPGIRTVVFFKGCPLSCEWCHNPESQRREIELSFEGKKCVACDTCVGLCPEKALDRKNPYFIDRGKCSLCMACADACPSGALSAVGQAMSVEEIVRIAEKDIPFFANSGGGVTLSGGEPTLFMDFTARLAGELRKSGIAVLLETCGHFNRDAFMERIYPHLEMIFFDIKIIDPDEHRRLCGRPNDVILENFRRLHGAFLDGGIPVLPRVPLIPGRTATDENLSAIAAFLREQGARRVGLLQNNPLWFEKNEILGRAAAGTADMRGWIDRERMGRIRSFFGGFEIV; translated from the coding sequence ATGAATACGACAGTACCCGCTCCTCTCATCTTCGAAATAAAAGGGAATTCCCTGGACGACGGCCCGGGGATCCGCACCGTGGTCTTTTTCAAGGGGTGCCCCCTCTCCTGCGAATGGTGCCACAACCCGGAGAGCCAGCGGCGGGAGATCGAGCTTTCCTTCGAAGGCAAAAAGTGCGTCGCCTGCGATACCTGCGTCGGCCTCTGCCCGGAAAAGGCGCTGGATCGTAAGAACCCCTATTTTATCGACCGGGGCAAGTGCTCCCTCTGCATGGCCTGCGCCGACGCCTGTCCCTCCGGCGCCCTGTCCGCGGTGGGACAGGCGATGTCCGTGGAGGAGATCGTCCGGATCGCGGAGAAAGACATCCCCTTCTTTGCGAATTCCGGCGGCGGCGTCACCCTTTCAGGGGGAGAGCCGACCCTGTTCATGGACTTCACCGCGCGCCTGGCCGGCGAGCTCCGGAAGAGCGGCATCGCCGTGCTCCTGGAAACCTGCGGCCACTTCAACCGCGACGCTTTCATGGAGCGTATCTATCCGCACCTGGAGATGATTTTTTTTGATATCAAGATAATCGACCCGGACGAGCACCGCCGCCTCTGCGGCCGGCCCAATGACGTGATACTGGAGAATTTCAGGAGACTGCACGGCGCCTTCCTGGATGGCGGGATACCCGTGCTGCCCCGGGTGCCCCTCATCCCGGGCCGCACGGCCACGGATGAAAACCTTTCCGCCATCGCCGCTTTTCTGAGGGAGCAGGGCGCGCGCAGGGTGGGCCTGCTGCAGAACAATCCACTCTGGTTTGAAAAGAACGAAATACTGGGCCGCGCCGCAGCCGGCACCGCGGACATGCGGGGCTGGATCGACCGGGAGAGGATGGGCCGAATACGCTCCTTCTTCGGCGGCTTCGAGATCGTGTAG
- a CDS encoding HDOD domain-containing protein, translating to MLKGEQLIKKISNYIDRMPPLPTSIGKILEICQNPATNPNDLNKVISLDPVLLARVMKLINSAYYSLPNEITSLVRAIIMLGLNTIKNLALSTAVLANSGLSSGKEQVIDMEEFWRHSLGVGVTTKFIARTRKIDSKEEENYFICGLLHDIGKIPLNNQTPESFQAALDKADHGFISLYQAEISVMEFNHSMAGGLIMEAWKLGDEILDSARFHHNVGEYQGRFKDVVYTVALANYFVNIMEIGFAGDRYPVKPPDEVFRYLGVTWESITALEPQVKQEIERAKIFLKIAS from the coding sequence ATGCTTAAGGGCGAACAGCTGATAAAAAAAATCTCCAATTATATCGACCGCATGCCGCCGCTGCCTACCAGTATCGGCAAAATACTGGAGATATGCCAGAACCCGGCCACGAATCCCAACGACTTGAACAAGGTGATCTCGCTGGACCCGGTGCTCCTGGCGCGGGTGATGAAGCTCATTAACTCGGCCTACTACTCCCTGCCTAACGAGATCACCTCCCTGGTAAGGGCCATCATCATGCTGGGGCTGAACACCATCAAAAACCTGGCCCTCTCCACTGCCGTCCTGGCCAACTCGGGGCTTTCATCAGGCAAAGAACAGGTCATCGACATGGAGGAGTTCTGGCGCCATTCCCTCGGCGTAGGCGTCACCACGAAGTTCATCGCCAGGACGCGTAAAATAGACTCGAAGGAAGAGGAAAACTATTTCATCTGCGGCCTCCTTCACGATATCGGCAAGATCCCGCTGAACAACCAGACGCCAGAATCGTTCCAGGCGGCCCTCGACAAGGCGGACCATGGATTCATCTCGCTGTACCAGGCGGAAATATCGGTCATGGAATTCAACCACTCCATGGCGGGCGGTCTTATCATGGAGGCCTGGAAACTCGGCGATGAGATCCTCGACTCGGCCCGTTTTCATCACAATGTCGGTGAATACCAGGGACGTTTCAAGGATGTCGTTTATACCGTGGCCCTCGCCAACTATTTCGTCAACATAATGGAAATCGGGTTCGCGGGCGACCGCTACCCCGTCAAGCCTCCCGATGAAGTGTTCCGGTATCTGGGAGTGACGTGGGAATCCATCACCGCCCTCGAACCGCAGGTAAAGCAGGAGATCGAGCGGGCAAAGATCTTCCTGAAAATAGCATCCTGA
- a CDS encoding MBL fold metallo-hydrolase: MWGTRGSIPSPGPETAKYGGNTTCIELRFDPGNRLVIIDAGSGIRPLGGKIMGTDFKQGPIKAQIFVSHTHWDHIMGFPFFTPIYIPTTRLEIFGPVTFEDEPLDRVIGGQLQYRYFPVASAELAAQLSWHRLQETELHLGDGITMKSKYLNHPIACLGYRFTQNGKTLVTLFDHEPFRNLFITDPAHPDYDAVAAEEGKKVADEQNRKVIEFMGGADIVIHDAQYTHKEYLAGKLGWGHSSYEVAINSAAKAGVKTLVLTHHDPERTDAQLDELEARYREMARGKTEMNILFAKEGMEL, translated from the coding sequence ATGTGGGGGACCAGGGGCTCCATTCCCTCCCCCGGTCCGGAAACCGCGAAATACGGCGGGAACACGACCTGCATCGAGCTCCGGTTCGATCCGGGAAACCGTCTCGTCATTATCGACGCGGGCAGCGGCATACGGCCGCTGGGCGGGAAAATCATGGGGACCGATTTCAAACAAGGCCCCATCAAGGCCCAGATATTCGTATCCCACACGCACTGGGACCACATCATGGGGTTCCCCTTTTTCACGCCGATCTATATTCCCACCACCAGGCTCGAGATTTTCGGCCCCGTCACCTTCGAGGACGAGCCGCTGGACAGGGTGATCGGGGGCCAACTCCAGTACCGCTATTTCCCGGTCGCATCCGCGGAGCTCGCGGCCCAGCTAAGCTGGCACCGCCTCCAGGAAACCGAGCTCCATCTTGGAGACGGCATTACGATGAAATCAAAATACCTGAACCATCCGATCGCCTGCCTCGGCTACCGGTTCACCCAGAATGGAAAGACCCTGGTCACCCTCTTCGACCATGAGCCGTTTCGCAATCTCTTCATCACCGATCCCGCCCATCCCGACTACGACGCCGTGGCCGCCGAAGAGGGGAAGAAGGTCGCGGACGAGCAGAACCGGAAAGTGATCGAATTCATGGGCGGCGCGGACATCGTGATCCACGACGCCCAGTACACGCACAAGGAATACCTCGCGGGCAAGCTCGGATGGGGACACTCGTCCTACGAGGTTGCCATCAACTCCGCCGCGAAGGCGGGGGTGAAAACGCTGGTCCTCACCCATCACGACCCGGAGCGGACGGACGCGCAGCTCGACGAGCTCGAGGCGCGCTACCGTGAAATGGCGCGCGGAAAGACCGAAATGAACATACTCTTCGCGAAGGAAGGGATGGAGTTGTAA
- a CDS encoding PAS domain S-box protein, which yields MPWVKDLLSENNEIYQQMFLQHKAIMLLIEPDSGRILYANHAAENFYGYSIEQLRGMSIAQINILPPDEVKEELMRAVSEERNYFEFPHKLANGEVHTVEVYSSPVTIKGQSLLFSVIHDISERKRMEKKINALLEEKELILREVHHRIKNNMGAIKGMIALQINTLHDQEAISALRAAESRIQSMVVLYDKLHMTHYTRELNISDYFSDLVDEIVSLFPHSGSVRVQKEIEDFSLEQNHIFIIGIIINELITNIMKYAFIPDAPGTIRFKASVRDAHVVIEISDNGRGLPESFSLNKPQGFGLQLIVMLTEQMGGTIKAESGNGSRFILDFPRG from the coding sequence ATGCCGTGGGTAAAGGATCTCCTTTCTGAAAACAACGAAATCTATCAGCAGATGTTTCTTCAGCATAAGGCGATAATGCTCCTGATTGAGCCCGACTCAGGCAGAATTTTATACGCCAATCACGCCGCCGAGAATTTCTACGGGTACTCAATCGAACAACTCCGCGGCATGTCCATTGCTCAAATAAATATACTGCCGCCGGATGAGGTTAAAGAGGAGCTGATGAGAGCGGTATCGGAAGAAAGGAATTATTTCGAGTTCCCCCATAAACTCGCCAATGGAGAGGTTCATACCGTGGAGGTATACTCCTCCCCCGTCACCATAAAGGGTCAGTCGTTGCTCTTCTCCGTGATTCACGACATTTCCGAACGGAAAAGGATGGAGAAAAAAATCAACGCGCTTCTTGAGGAGAAGGAGCTCATTCTAAGGGAGGTTCATCACCGTATTAAAAACAACATGGGCGCCATTAAAGGCATGATTGCACTGCAGATAAACACCCTGCATGATCAGGAAGCCATTTCCGCGCTACGGGCCGCCGAAAGCCGCATACAGAGCATGGTGGTTCTGTATGACAAGCTTCACATGACGCACTACACGCGCGAATTGAATATCAGTGATTATTTTTCCGACCTCGTGGATGAAATAGTAAGCCTATTCCCGCATAGCGGGTCTGTTAGAGTCCAGAAAGAGATAGAAGACTTCTCCCTTGAGCAAAATCACATTTTTATCATAGGCATCATAATAAACGAGCTCATCACGAACATAATGAAATATGCTTTCATTCCCGATGCGCCGGGGACAATACGATTCAAGGCGAGTGTCAGGGACGCCCATGTTGTGATAGAGATCTCCGACAACGGCCGCGGTTTGCCCGAATCATTCAGCCTGAACAAGCCGCAAGGTTTCGGTCTGCAGCTCATTGTGATGCTGACAGAACAGATGGGGGGAACCATCAAGGCGGAATCCGGCAACGGCTCACGGTTCATTCTGGATTTCCCCCGGGGGTGA
- a CDS encoding diadenylate cyclase — protein MDQRSVMVESAIGIAEKAGCGHIFIFLDTVSDCKWFSRQKFYGDSRMAVVVPRALAFSEKALAKKASGVIRNWPGNQSRFSRIKYAFLQGVYDGVITPEDRIVCVLGPSGKSHLDTVTIHDLSLSWSEEFPFEVKPLFDTGFFHTIMAVIDIALDVGALGREGKPVGTIFVIGDSNTVMKHSHQAVFNPFRGYDKKERMISRPEVVESLKELAKLDGAIVVSADGKVEAAGRHLDAGGKKSSSFRGLGARHRAGAGITLETAAVSVVVSESTGRLTIFHRGKPLASLEPLISRRLM, from the coding sequence ATGGACCAGCGGAGCGTCATGGTGGAAAGCGCGATCGGTATCGCCGAAAAGGCCGGGTGCGGGCATATATTCATTTTTCTCGATACCGTATCGGACTGCAAATGGTTTTCACGGCAGAAATTTTACGGAGACAGCCGAATGGCGGTCGTGGTTCCGCGCGCCCTGGCCTTTAGCGAAAAGGCGCTTGCGAAAAAGGCCTCCGGGGTGATCAGGAACTGGCCGGGCAACCAGAGCCGCTTTTCCCGCATAAAGTACGCCTTTCTCCAGGGGGTTTACGACGGGGTTATCACGCCGGAGGACAGGATTGTCTGCGTCCTGGGGCCATCGGGCAAAAGCCATCTCGATACCGTTACGATACATGATCTTTCACTCTCGTGGAGCGAGGAATTTCCGTTCGAAGTGAAACCGCTGTTTGACACCGGTTTTTTCCATACGATCATGGCCGTGATCGACATTGCCCTCGATGTGGGGGCCCTGGGCAGGGAAGGGAAACCCGTCGGCACGATTTTCGTGATAGGGGATTCCAATACGGTGATGAAGCATTCGCACCAGGCGGTCTTTAATCCGTTCAGGGGCTATGATAAGAAAGAAAGGATGATCTCGCGGCCCGAGGTCGTGGAGAGTCTCAAGGAGCTCGCCAAGCTCGATGGGGCGATTGTGGTTTCTGCCGACGGAAAAGTTGAGGCGGCGGGGCGCCATCTCGATGCGGGAGGAAAGAAGTCGAGCTCATTCCGGGGACTCGGGGCGAGGCACCGCGCTGGTGCCGGGATCACGCTTGAAACCGCGGCCGTGTCCGTTGTCGTTTCCGAAAGCACGGGCAGGCTCACCATCTTCCATAGGGGAAAGCCGCTGGCCTCCCTGGAGCCGCTTATCAGCAGACGGCTCATGTAG
- a CDS encoding mucoidy inhibitor MuiA family protein, whose protein sequence is MKTTLSILLIMLALYAGIGRHPLVRAEQKREVTPVSKVDRVMVYHDRALVTRVAPCGDLEAGAYEILFNNMPSLLLDDSVRARSTRGDVKILDVEVRTSHLEQSPDSDVLKAQQHLQELEYRRKTADNRIAVLKRAAEYLDGVSESFLGVPAHAAKGGGARALGLQYKTRLAVEDYDRMLSYLQKKQMENAAALQSEEQALDGLDKKIALAKEKLTKMQGAFNTLTRKKFIKVTVEVQQRGPVIMEVSYLNRNISWNPGYDIRVFTEEKRTDFTGYGVVAQSSGESWENAKISFSTAQPAVRGYLPELIPVYATLSSKMPQGSSRKGRDRYASQQQLNKAILDNIDGMGGKSGKRGDEAISDTSPERGAERKVGSLVFHVPKRADIPSDGSPHRTPISRHALPVKFEYLCIPKLNTHAFLQAVGSNTLDTPILRGDLNIFMGNDFVGSSFTDNILPGQNFELILSVNENIRVTRSLEEKEEIEPGFLGNTKKINYRFLIKIENYSGGDITMNIFDQLPVSRTSEIEIKNVEFSHAPQVRDKKGICKWQFPMKSKETVNLNFSFTVTVPKGQEAAFFRTHLAPSTYLEQLSRGAAEEYDAEEYQKQEKAPALRTKKY, encoded by the coding sequence ATGAAAACCACGTTGTCCATACTGTTGATAATGCTGGCCCTGTATGCCGGGATCGGCCGCCATCCCCTGGTCCGGGCGGAACAGAAGCGAGAAGTAACGCCGGTCTCGAAGGTGGACCGCGTCATGGTCTACCATGACCGCGCCCTGGTGACGCGCGTGGCTCCGTGCGGCGACCTGGAGGCAGGGGCCTACGAGATCCTGTTCAACAACATGCCGTCCCTGCTCCTGGACGACAGCGTCCGGGCGAGGTCGACCCGGGGCGACGTCAAGATCCTGGATGTCGAGGTGCGCACCAGCCACCTGGAACAATCGCCCGACAGCGACGTGTTAAAGGCCCAGCAGCATCTTCAGGAGCTTGAGTACAGGCGAAAAACGGCGGATAACCGCATTGCCGTGCTAAAACGCGCGGCGGAATACCTCGACGGCGTGAGTGAAAGCTTCCTCGGGGTTCCGGCGCACGCCGCCAAGGGAGGCGGCGCCAGGGCCCTGGGACTGCAGTATAAGACAAGGCTGGCGGTCGAGGATTACGACCGCATGCTATCCTACCTCCAGAAGAAGCAGATGGAGAACGCCGCGGCGCTCCAGTCGGAGGAGCAGGCCCTGGACGGCCTGGATAAAAAGATCGCCCTGGCGAAGGAAAAGCTCACAAAAATGCAGGGCGCCTTCAATACCCTGACACGAAAAAAGTTCATCAAGGTGACCGTTGAAGTGCAGCAGCGGGGGCCCGTTATCATGGAAGTGTCATACCTCAACCGGAACATCTCCTGGAACCCGGGATACGATATCCGCGTTTTCACCGAGGAGAAAAGGACCGATTTTACCGGATACGGGGTCGTCGCGCAAAGCAGCGGTGAATCATGGGAAAACGCGAAAATTTCCTTTTCAACGGCGCAGCCCGCGGTGCGGGGCTATCTCCCGGAGCTGATACCGGTGTACGCCACGCTCTCATCGAAAATGCCTCAGGGGTCTTCCCGCAAGGGCAGGGACCGCTACGCTTCCCAGCAGCAGCTCAACAAGGCCATCCTTGACAATATCGACGGGATGGGCGGCAAAAGCGGGAAACGGGGCGACGAGGCGATCAGCGACACGTCTCCTGAACGGGGCGCGGAGCGCAAGGTGGGATCCCTTGTTTTTCATGTCCCCAAGCGCGCCGATATCCCGAGCGACGGGTCCCCCCACCGGACCCCCATCAGCAGGCATGCGCTGCCGGTGAAATTCGAGTACCTCTGCATCCCGAAACTGAACACCCACGCGTTTCTCCAGGCGGTGGGATCCAACACGCTGGACACGCCGATCCTCAGGGGCGACCTCAACATCTTCATGGGGAATGATTTCGTCGGGTCCTCGTTCACCGACAATATCCTTCCGGGCCAGAATTTCGAGCTGATCCTGAGCGTCAACGAAAACATCCGGGTCACCCGCTCGCTGGAGGAAAAGGAGGAGATAGAGCCGGGGTTCCTGGGCAACACGAAAAAGATCAATTACAGGTTCTTGATCAAGATCGAAAATTACAGCGGCGGCGACATCACCATGAACATCTTCGACCAGCTGCCGGTGAGCAGGACCAGCGAGATCGAGATAAAGAACGTCGAGTTCTCCCACGCGCCGCAGGTGCGGGACAAGAAGGGCATCTGCAAGTGGCAATTCCCGATGAAATCGAAAGAGACGGTGAACCTTAATTTCTCGTTCACGGTCACGGTCCCCAAGGGCCAGGAAGCGGCGTTCTTCCGGACCCACCTGGCCCCTTCGACCTATCTGGAGCAGCTGTCCCGGGGCGCGGCGGAGGAATATGACGCTGAAGAATACCAGAAGCAGGAAAAGGCGCCGGCCCTGAGGACGAAGAAGTACTGA
- a CDS encoding RNA-binding protein: MNIYVGNLSYKMTDEDLRKLFSDFGTVAESKIVSDRDTGRSKGFGFVEMPNQAEGEEAIRQLNGKEIEGRSINVNIAKPKEDRPRRTQRY, encoded by the coding sequence ATGAATATCTATGTGGGAAACCTGTCGTACAAGATGACGGATGAAGATCTCAGGAAATTGTTCAGTGATTTCGGGACGGTTGCGGAAAGTAAAATTGTCAGCGACAGAGACACCGGTCGTTCAAAGGGATTTGGATTTGTTGAAATGCCGAACCAGGCTGAGGGCGAGGAGGCCATCAGGCAGTTGAATGGAAAAGAAATCGAGGGGAGAAGCATTAATGTTAATATTGCCAAGCCCAAAGAAGATAGGCCGCGCAGGACCCAGCGGTATTAA
- a CDS encoding formate acetyltransferase, which yields MNSTNILVRFLLHMMAAIYNRQPTKRALLGSDDGWINFTIGVRTEDAAVESAIRFRDGSVTVMKGIPADADSVLVFKDGASIREAINLPPNEMVLFLIKGRLRIEGNFVYPNVFNFLISQLLYKKHKKMQDKLIRDHGRQKLADSMKSDIRPAPAEKKVREGMLKAPARDPGVKCLEDQYLPEYSLADFPRLKKFLDLHFTTKPEICHERALLMTRWFRENGFEKKMDGAEWPPELRQAHAYRYMMENRMPIIRKDDLVAGTSTMREIGVIIYPDAVGTMLWSELGNVGDRELNSYAISEESRRILHREVFPFWVDRNFREWVRKEYGNPLCQRIDERFAVYFLWKTVALSHTIADFPKLLRVGTSGYIDEIRAEMAKTPPSDSAKKNLLEAMILCLEGLAAYAKNLSKQAALEAGAEKDPARKKELLRLAEICVKVSERPCDTLDEAVNAAWIGWVGLHMESTNAGLSLGRMDQWFQPYFEADMAKCATREERDACVRRAIDLVGCFYMRCTDHLPLVPDIGNYLFGGSSSDQAITLGGVTPDGGDAVCDMTYIFLKVTEMLSIRDPNVNARFNREKNSEAYLKRLCEVNLMTTATPSLHSDTAVMASLEEFNYDPRHLRDWSATGCVEPTLSGRHIGHTNCMMMNMVAALEMALNDGRHPLMNWKAGPATGAVETGSFGTFEDFYGAFTKQFKFLIDNSIEYNNMLGKAHQYLRPTPLLSALIEGPITKGVDVTKGGATYNSSGAACIGLADITDSLMAVKTLVYEEKRITLPEFKEAIDANYEGYPQVHAMVMSRVPRFGSGSEEALAMAQRVARFAHDAYFAHENYRGGRYTAGFWSMSNHVIFGNMTGALPSGRLAGKAFTPGLTPEPNASKSLLDNIRDVARLDPKTMNNNIAFNVKIVPGPSDTHEAMVNNMFSYVRTYFDLGGMQMQMNVVSSAVLRDAMAHPENYRNLIVRISGYNAYFVTLNREMQIELIERAEYGV from the coding sequence ATGAATTCCACCAACATCCTTGTCAGGTTCCTGCTCCACATGATGGCGGCGATCTACAACCGGCAGCCTACGAAGCGGGCCCTCCTGGGAAGCGATGACGGATGGATTAACTTCACCATCGGGGTGCGCACCGAGGACGCAGCCGTGGAGAGCGCCATCAGGTTTCGGGATGGATCGGTCACGGTCATGAAGGGCATTCCCGCCGACGCTGATTCGGTCCTGGTCTTCAAGGACGGCGCCTCCATCAGGGAGGCGATCAATCTGCCCCCCAATGAAATGGTTTTATTTTTAATCAAGGGCCGCCTCCGCATCGAGGGGAACTTCGTGTATCCCAATGTCTTCAATTTTCTGATCTCGCAGCTCCTGTATAAAAAGCATAAAAAGATGCAGGATAAATTGATCCGGGACCACGGCCGCCAGAAGCTGGCCGATTCCATGAAGAGTGACATCAGGCCTGCGCCGGCGGAGAAGAAGGTGCGCGAGGGGATGCTGAAGGCCCCGGCCCGGGACCCCGGCGTCAAGTGCCTTGAGGACCAGTATCTTCCCGAATATTCGCTGGCCGATTTTCCCCGCCTGAAGAAATTCCTGGACCTGCATTTCACCACCAAGCCGGAGATCTGCCACGAGCGGGCGCTGCTCATGACCCGGTGGTTTCGCGAGAACGGCTTCGAGAAGAAAATGGACGGCGCCGAGTGGCCGCCGGAGCTCCGCCAGGCCCATGCCTATAGGTACATGATGGAGAACCGAATGCCCATCATCAGGAAGGACGACCTTGTGGCCGGCACCTCCACCATGAGGGAGATCGGCGTCATCATCTATCCTGACGCGGTGGGCACCATGCTCTGGAGCGAGCTCGGCAACGTGGGGGACCGGGAGCTCAACTCCTACGCTATCTCGGAGGAGTCGAGGCGGATACTGCACCGGGAGGTGTTCCCCTTCTGGGTGGATCGCAATTTCCGGGAGTGGGTGCGGAAGGAGTACGGCAATCCCCTGTGCCAGCGCATCGACGAGCGCTTTGCCGTGTATTTCCTCTGGAAGACCGTGGCCCTGTCCCACACCATAGCCGATTTCCCGAAGCTCCTCAGGGTCGGGACAAGCGGATATATCGATGAGATCCGCGCCGAGATGGCGAAGACGCCGCCATCTGATAGCGCCAAGAAAAATCTACTGGAGGCCATGATCCTCTGCCTGGAGGGCCTTGCAGCCTATGCGAAGAACCTGTCGAAGCAGGCGGCGCTGGAGGCTGGCGCGGAGAAGGACCCCGCGCGGAAAAAGGAGCTGCTCCGCCTTGCCGAGATTTGCGTGAAGGTGTCGGAGCGGCCCTGCGACACCCTGGACGAGGCTGTCAACGCGGCGTGGATCGGGTGGGTGGGGCTCCACATGGAGAGCACCAACGCCGGCCTCTCCCTGGGAAGGATGGACCAGTGGTTCCAGCCCTATTTCGAGGCGGACATGGCGAAGTGCGCGACCAGGGAGGAGCGCGACGCCTGTGTCAGGAGGGCCATCGATCTCGTCGGGTGCTTCTACATGCGCTGCACCGACCATCTCCCCCTGGTGCCGGACATCGGCAACTACCTCTTCGGCGGCAGCTCCTCGGACCAGGCCATCACCCTGGGCGGCGTCACGCCGGACGGCGGGGACGCGGTCTGTGACATGACCTACATCTTCCTGAAGGTGACGGAGATGCTCAGCATCAGGGACCCCAACGTGAACGCCCGCTTCAACCGGGAGAAGAACAGCGAGGCTTACCTGAAGCGCCTCTGCGAGGTTAACCTGATGACGACGGCCACACCGTCCCTCCACAGCGACACGGCGGTCATGGCCTCCCTGGAGGAGTTCAACTACGATCCCCGGCACCTGCGCGACTGGTCCGCCACCGGGTGCGTGGAGCCCACCCTGTCGGGCAGGCACATCGGCCACACCAACTGCATGATGATGAACATGGTGGCGGCCCTGGAGATGGCCCTGAACGACGGCCGCCATCCCCTCATGAACTGGAAGGCGGGGCCCGCCACCGGCGCGGTTGAGACCGGGAGCTTCGGGACCTTCGAGGATTTCTACGGCGCCTTCACGAAACAGTTCAAGTTCCTCATCGACAATTCCATCGAATACAACAACATGCTCGGGAAGGCCCACCAGTACCTGCGGCCGACGCCCCTGCTATCGGCTCTGATCGAGGGACCCATTACAAAGGGAGTCGACGTGACAAAGGGCGGGGCCACCTACAACAGTTCCGGCGCGGCCTGCATCGGCCTGGCGGACATCACCGATTCTCTCATGGCGGTGAAGACACTGGTGTACGAAGAGAAGAGGATCACGCTCCCGGAATTCAAGGAGGCCATCGACGCGAACTACGAGGGATATCCCCAGGTGCATGCCATGGTGATGAGCCGGGTGCCGCGCTTCGGTTCAGGCAGCGAAGAGGCCCTGGCCATGGCCCAGCGCGTGGCGCGGTTCGCCCATGACGCGTACTTCGCCCATGAGAACTACCGGGGAGGCCGCTACACGGCCGGTTTCTGGTCCATGTCGAACCACGTGATTTTCGGCAACATGACCGGCGCCCTCCCGTCGGGAAGGCTCGCGGGCAAGGCCTTCACGCCGGGTCTCACGCCGGAGCCGAACGCGTCGAAGAGCCTCCTGGACAACATCCGCGACGTGGCGCGCCTCGACCCGAAGACCATGAACAACAACATCGCCTTCAACGTGAAGATCGTGCCGGGCCCGAGCGACACCCACGAGGCCATGGTGAACAACATGTTCTCCTACGTGAGGACCTACTTCGACCTGGGGGGGATGCAGATGCAGATGAACGTGGTCTCCTCGGCGGTCCTGCGCGACGCCATGGCCCACCCGGAGAACTACCGGAACCTCATCGTGCGCATATCGGGCTACAACGCCTATTTCGTGACTCTCAACCGGGAGATGCAGATCGAGCTGATCGAGCGGGCGGAGTACGGGGTGTGA
- a CDS encoding NHL repeat-containing protein — MKSQLKPISILLLCVALGFISCDKEKKDDTKNLFMALLLNSPRVYGQSGNLTTSDENKGGVTPNSLNSPYGVAVDAGGVYITDSGNNRVLYYAWSSTTATRVYGQPDFVSSTSNNGGVSATSLSIPRGIAVDAGGVYIADSPNNRVLYYAGTSTTATRVYGQPNFTSNTANRGGANPDADSLSGPYGVEVDASGVYITEYWNNRVLYYPGTSTTAIRVYGQGGDFTTAVENKGGLSANSLRRPYGVAVDAGGVYIADSQNSRMLYYEGTSTTATRVYGQPNFTSNTVNNGGIGAGSLNTPSDVFVAAGGIYISDGVNHRVLYYAGTSTTATRVYGQPDFISNTANNGGISATSLNWPYGLVLGWGRLFIADYSNNRVIMY, encoded by the coding sequence ATGAAATCTCAATTAAAACCGATTTCCATACTACTGCTGTGCGTCGCCCTTGGATTCATCTCATGCGATAAGGAAAAAAAGGACGACACGAAAAATCTCTTCATGGCGCTCCTTCTCAACTCACCGCGGGTCTATGGCCAGTCCGGCAACTTAACCACCAGTGATGAGAACAAGGGCGGAGTGACTCCCAACAGTCTCAATAGTCCCTATGGTGTTGCCGTCGACGCCGGCGGGGTCTATATTACGGATTCGGGCAACAACCGCGTGTTGTATTATGCCTGGTCAAGCACCACGGCGACCCGCGTTTACGGCCAGCCGGATTTTGTCAGCAGTACATCCAATAACGGCGGTGTAAGCGCTACCAGTTTGAGTATTCCCCGCGGCATTGCGGTCGATGCCGGCGGTGTGTATATTGCGGACAGCCCCAACAACCGCGTGTTATACTATGCCGGCACAAGCACCACGGCGACCCGCGTCTATGGCCAGCCCAATTTTACGAGTAACACCGCCAACAGGGGTGGAGCGAACCCGGACGCAGACAGTTTATCCGGTCCCTACGGTGTAGAGGTCGATGCGAGTGGGGTGTATATTACCGAATATTGGAACAATCGCGTACTCTATTATCCAGGCACAAGCACCACGGCAATCCGTGTCTATGGACAGGGCGGGGACTTTACCACCGCTGTTGAAAATAAGGGCGGGTTGAGTGCAAACAGCTTAAGACGCCCCTATGGCGTGGCGGTCGATGCAGGCGGGGTGTACATTGCCGATTCGCAAAACAGCCGTATGCTCTACTATGAAGGTACAAGTACAACTGCGACCCGCGTCTATGGACAACCAAATTTTACCAGCAACACTGTCAATAACGGCGGGATAGGCGCGGGCAGCTTAAATACCCCCTCTGACGTATTTGTTGCCGCCGGCGGGATCTATATCTCAGATGGCGTCAACCATCGCGTGTTATATTACGCAGGCACAAGCACCACGGCTACCCGCGTCTATGGCCAGCCCGACTTTATCAGTAATACTGCAAATAACGGCGGGATCAGCGCAACCAGCTTAAATTGGCCCTATGGCCTGGTTCTCGGCTGGGGAAGGCTGTTTATCGCGGATTACAGCAACAACCGGGTGATCATGTATTAA